From Alcaligenes faecalis, the proteins below share one genomic window:
- a CDS encoding amidase yields MTANPSSLALQDQSIQAWSWLADPATCISTHPDGPLAGLTFGVKDVLDVQGMPTRYGAHFPDALPAERDAACVALLRRAGATAVGKTVTAEFAYAAPGPTRNPLNLDHTPGGSSSGSAAAVAAGMVDFALGTQTGGSMMRPAAFTGILGFKPSFGAVHRSGLFLLCDSLDTIGYFSRGLSVLRRVATVLQGLPDIYAPTAPRIGVLDGKDLGPITPAALAALEQGCLHLEQQGAQLERLPADPQLKELLILQGQIMAYEMARSLLPVWQASPDALRPITIQAVKQGLELPPADYHAWQARRRQLQQEWQDRYGHFDALLTPAAPGPAPYGLDSTGSSVLNRPWSLLGWPTLSLPAPSQNSPLPLGLQLIGQAHQDAALLDLASLICPVQEG; encoded by the coding sequence ATGACTGCAAACCCTTCCTCTCTCGCTTTGCAGGACCAGTCCATCCAGGCCTGGTCCTGGCTGGCTGACCCGGCCACCTGTATCAGCACTCACCCCGACGGCCCCTTGGCGGGTCTGACGTTCGGCGTGAAGGATGTGCTGGATGTTCAAGGCATGCCTACACGTTATGGCGCCCACTTTCCCGATGCCTTGCCCGCAGAACGCGATGCGGCTTGTGTGGCCTTGTTGCGCCGGGCAGGCGCCACAGCGGTGGGCAAGACAGTCACGGCAGAGTTTGCTTACGCCGCACCCGGCCCCACCCGCAACCCGCTGAATCTGGACCACACACCGGGTGGCTCTTCCAGTGGTTCGGCAGCGGCCGTAGCGGCAGGCATGGTTGATTTTGCATTGGGCACCCAAACGGGAGGCTCCATGATGCGCCCGGCGGCGTTTACCGGCATTCTGGGTTTCAAGCCCAGCTTTGGCGCGGTGCATCGCAGCGGTCTTTTCTTGTTATGCGACAGCCTGGACACCATTGGCTACTTCAGCCGGGGCTTGTCCGTGCTGCGCCGCGTGGCCACGGTCTTGCAGGGTTTGCCCGACATCTATGCCCCCACGGCACCACGCATCGGCGTGCTGGATGGCAAAGACCTGGGCCCGATTACCCCCGCTGCGCTGGCCGCTTTGGAACAAGGTTGCCTGCACCTGGAACAACAAGGCGCCCAGCTGGAGCGTCTGCCTGCGGACCCGCAACTGAAAGAACTGCTGATCCTGCAAGGCCAGATCATGGCGTATGAAATGGCCCGCAGCCTGCTGCCCGTCTGGCAAGCCAGCCCGGATGCCTTGCGGCCCATTACCATACAAGCCGTCAAGCAAGGTCTGGAGCTGCCCCCGGCTGACTATCACGCCTGGCAGGCCCGCCGCCGTCAGCTACAACAGGAATGGCAGGATCGCTATGGCCATTTTGATGCCTTGTTGACTCCCGCTGCCCCTGGTCCTGCGCCCTATGGCCTGGACAGCACTGGCTCTTCCGTCCTGAACCGTCCCTGGTCCTTGCTGGGCTGGCCCACCTTGAGCCTGCCTGCGCCTAGTCAGAACAGCCCTTTACCGCTGGGTCTGCAACTGATCGGACAAGCGCATCAGGATGCAGCCTTGCTGGATCTGGCATCACTGATCTGCCCTGTTCAAGAGGGCTGA
- a CDS encoding mandelate racemase/muconate lactonizing enzyme family protein: MKITAVRAIPLNVPFKFDSAGIQKPTNLAICHVEIETDEGITGYGLSAITEEHPVASTINDILASDLIGQDPLNTERLWDRMYWNVCPRGQTGYAMHAISALDIALWDIKGKALGLPVWKLLGGAREKVPAYATFGFAFLGEEELVKVARDCVDQGFKGLKMVVGHHGLQRRDEPRPLADLIRQDMRRMSLVREAIPAGIPLYIDGNCSLDYVHAKAIARHARDLDVGFFEEPITQNDTGRLRELRQSTGITIAAGQNEGQSYRFRDLLMQQAVDILQPNVLISGGFTQSRKIFALAESFNASVANGGAFPSHNGHLHCGLLNGGDVEWHLAASAMMAEIYTGLPQPEQGWLRMPEAPGLGLTPRQDQIDKLRSNPGSLGSGKG, translated from the coding sequence ATGAAGATCACGGCAGTACGCGCCATTCCCTTGAACGTACCTTTCAAGTTCGATAGCGCGGGCATCCAAAAACCCACCAACCTTGCCATCTGTCATGTGGAAATCGAGACCGATGAAGGCATCACCGGCTATGGACTGAGCGCCATTACCGAAGAGCACCCCGTTGCCAGCACCATCAACGATATTCTGGCCAGCGACCTGATTGGGCAAGACCCCTTGAACACCGAGCGCCTGTGGGACCGCATGTACTGGAACGTGTGCCCTCGTGGCCAGACCGGCTATGCCATGCACGCCATCTCTGCCCTGGACATTGCCTTGTGGGACATCAAGGGCAAAGCCCTGGGTCTGCCGGTATGGAAACTGCTGGGCGGTGCCCGAGAAAAAGTGCCTGCCTACGCGACTTTTGGCTTTGCCTTTCTGGGTGAAGAAGAGTTGGTCAAAGTGGCACGCGACTGCGTGGATCAAGGCTTCAAGGGCCTGAAGATGGTGGTAGGCCATCACGGTCTGCAACGTCGCGACGAACCGCGCCCGCTGGCCGACCTGATCCGCCAGGACATGCGCCGCATGAGTCTGGTGCGCGAGGCCATTCCCGCCGGCATCCCTTTGTACATCGACGGCAACTGCAGCCTGGACTACGTGCATGCCAAAGCCATCGCCCGCCATGCCCGTGATCTGGACGTCGGATTTTTTGAAGAACCCATCACCCAGAACGACACAGGCCGCCTGCGCGAGCTGCGTCAAAGTACAGGCATCACCATTGCCGCTGGCCAGAACGAAGGCCAATCCTATCGTTTCCGGGATCTGCTGATGCAGCAAGCCGTGGATATTCTGCAGCCCAACGTGCTGATCTCCGGCGGTTTCACTCAGTCCCGCAAGATCTTCGCCCTGGCAGAAAGCTTTAACGCGTCCGTCGCCAATGGCGGGGCCTTCCCCTCTCACAACGGTCACCTGCACTGCGGTTTGTTAAATGGCGGCGATGTGGAATGGCATCTGGCGGCTAGCGCCATGATGGCCGAAATCTACACCGGCCTGCCTCAGCCCGAACAAGGCTGGCTGCGCATGCCCGAAGCCCCCGGCCTGGGGCTGACACCACGACAAGATCAAATCGACAAGCTGCGCAGCAACCCCGGCAGCCTGGGCTCCGGCAAAGGCTGA
- a CDS encoding carboxymuconolactone decarboxylase family protein — MSRLTLPEVAQAPTASQPALQEIQKAFGGSVPAMFRMVSNSPAALRSMWGSFGAFAGGQLGAKLGEQLAVAIADRNRCEYCLAAHNVLGANAGLSPETLAQAQRGQSDDPRTAAALKFVLKLVDQRGQVSAADVQAVRDAGFSEGEVVELVGVTALNLFTNYINNALEVPVDFKAVELTA; from the coding sequence ATGTCCCGTCTTACCTTGCCTGAAGTTGCCCAAGCTCCCACCGCCAGCCAGCCTGCCTTGCAGGAAATTCAAAAAGCCTTTGGCGGCAGCGTGCCTGCCATGTTCCGTATGGTGTCCAATTCCCCCGCTGCCTTGCGCAGCATGTGGGGCTCCTTCGGCGCCTTTGCCGGTGGCCAGCTGGGTGCGAAACTGGGCGAGCAATTGGCTGTTGCCATTGCCGACCGCAATCGCTGCGAATACTGCCTGGCTGCTCACAATGTGCTGGGTGCCAATGCCGGTCTCAGCCCGGAGACACTGGCTCAGGCCCAGCGGGGTCAGTCCGATGACCCACGTACCGCGGCTGCCTTGAAGTTTGTGCTCAAGCTGGTGGATCAGCGTGGGCAAGTCTCGGCCGCGGATGTGCAAGCCGTGCGCGATGCCGGTTTTTCTGAAGGTGAGGTGGTGGAGCTGGTCGGTGTGACTGCCTTGAACCTGTTCACCAACTACATCAACAATGCGCTGGAAGTTCCGGTGGATTTCAAGGCTGTTGAGCTGACTGCCTAA
- a CDS encoding EamA family transporter, producing MSWTALLLVVCAAFIHAGWNLLSKRAAMAGAHFVFAYSFFAILFYFPITLWVVFTQGNMPWTSETITCLVLSALLHMCYSLSLQKGYQVADLSVVYPIARGTGPMLSSIGAFILLGEPVRPFGVLGILLVVMGILLIATQGRLRRFFSPAALTGVRWGMQTGILIAAYTVVDAYGVKVLLISPFLLDWFSNVLRLGMLAPFIAKRGRAGFVKFKPYWKLAAAVGLLSPMSYILVLQALSMGAPLSMVAPAREMSMMAGTLLGMVVLREKANVWSLLGCAVMISGVIALTSGPAA from the coding sequence ATGTCCTGGACCGCTTTGTTGCTGGTGGTGTGTGCTGCGTTCATTCATGCGGGTTGGAATCTGCTCTCTAAACGGGCCGCTATGGCAGGAGCGCATTTCGTATTTGCGTACTCCTTTTTTGCCATTCTGTTCTATTTCCCCATCACGCTGTGGGTTGTCTTTACCCAAGGCAATATGCCTTGGACCAGCGAGACCATTACCTGTTTGGTGCTCAGTGCCTTGTTGCACATGTGCTATAGCCTGAGTTTGCAAAAAGGCTATCAGGTGGCCGACCTGTCAGTGGTGTATCCCATTGCCCGTGGCACCGGCCCCATGTTGTCTTCCATTGGTGCTTTTATCCTGTTGGGCGAACCTGTGCGTCCTTTCGGTGTGCTGGGTATCTTGTTGGTGGTGATGGGAATTTTGCTGATCGCCACGCAAGGGCGTCTGCGCCGTTTTTTCAGCCCTGCAGCGCTAACGGGCGTGCGTTGGGGCATGCAAACCGGGATACTGATTGCGGCCTACACCGTGGTGGATGCGTATGGGGTCAAGGTGTTGCTGATCTCGCCGTTTTTGCTGGACTGGTTCAGCAATGTGCTGCGTCTGGGGATGCTGGCTCCCTTTATCGCCAAGCGAGGGCGGGCAGGTTTCGTCAAGTTCAAACCTTATTGGAAGCTGGCGGCGGCAGTGGGTTTGTTATCGCCCATGTCTTACATCCTGGTCTTGCAGGCTCTGAGCATGGGGGCACCCCTGTCCATGGTGGCCCCGGCCCGTGAAATGTCCATGATGGCCGGCACCCTATTGGGTATGGTGGTGCTGCGTGAAAAAGCCAATGTCTGGAGTTTGCTGGGCTGTGCGGTGATGATCAGCGGGGTCATTGCCCTGACCTCCGGCCCGGCGGCCTGA
- a CDS encoding ferredoxin reductase family protein, which yields MRRPLLLLLSAFFLIWAVEALWLAPSPPGDTLWLIRQEGMLLTGILALGTMTAIMVLALRPRRLEPWLGGMDKAYKLHKWLGIIAILLSLAHWLGKESKGLISAAIGTGGRLPKTPVPEWVSLFKPYAKTLGEWTFYALILMLIITLARRTISYKKWYSLHRLMPVAYLILIFHGVVLTPPAYWSGIGGWALAITMVIGTAAAIIQLLRNLSSAYPHTGTVISCTSEGDVLEVQCRMDQSWPGHQAGQFAFLRLKGESESHPFTLSDADQDDQIVRFHIKLLGDWTRSLPERLHIGQGIELDGPYGRFTQPGSDDKGIYIWVGAGVGATPFLSWLSQEHKEGHAPYAHLQYACQHGYDPLAQALSKAAEEHPDVDLEIYADGRRWTPKEVLQYYHADKPLHIWFCGPAAMGRQLRRELKQTLPAKSWTLHKEHFQFR from the coding sequence ATGCGTCGCCCTCTTTTGCTGTTGCTCTCCGCCTTCTTTTTAATCTGGGCTGTGGAAGCCTTGTGGCTTGCCCCCTCGCCGCCCGGCGATACCCTGTGGTTGATACGCCAGGAAGGCATGCTGCTGACTGGCATTCTGGCACTGGGCACCATGACAGCCATTATGGTTCTGGCCCTGCGCCCCCGCCGCCTGGAGCCCTGGCTCGGTGGCATGGACAAAGCCTACAAGTTGCACAAATGGCTGGGTATCATCGCCATTTTGCTCAGTCTGGCCCATTGGCTTGGCAAGGAATCCAAAGGTCTGATTTCTGCCGCCATCGGCACGGGCGGCAGACTGCCCAAAACCCCGGTTCCCGAATGGGTCAGCCTGTTCAAACCCTATGCCAAAACACTGGGCGAATGGACGTTCTACGCGCTGATTCTGATGCTGATCATCACACTGGCCCGCCGCACGATTTCCTATAAAAAATGGTACAGCCTGCACCGCCTGATGCCTGTGGCCTATCTGATCCTGATCTTTCACGGCGTGGTGCTGACACCGCCCGCATACTGGAGCGGCATAGGCGGCTGGGCGCTGGCCATCACCATGGTGATCGGCACAGCAGCAGCCATCATCCAGCTGCTACGCAACTTGAGTTCGGCCTATCCGCACACTGGCACCGTCATCTCCTGTACATCAGAAGGTGATGTGCTGGAGGTGCAATGCCGCATGGATCAATCCTGGCCTGGGCACCAGGCCGGGCAGTTCGCCTTTTTACGTTTGAAGGGTGAGTCCGAGTCCCATCCCTTCACCCTGTCCGATGCCGATCAGGACGACCAGATTGTGCGCTTTCATATCAAGCTGCTGGGTGACTGGACACGCAGTTTGCCCGAGCGTTTGCATATTGGTCAGGGCATCGAGCTGGATGGTCCTTATGGCCGCTTTACTCAACCAGGCAGCGACGACAAGGGTATCTATATCTGGGTCGGTGCCGGAGTTGGCGCCACGCCCTTTCTGTCCTGGCTGAGCCAGGAGCACAAGGAAGGCCATGCCCCCTACGCCCATTTGCAATATGCCTGTCAGCACGGCTATGACCCGCTGGCCCAGGCCTTGAGCAAGGCGGCAGAGGAACACCCGGATGTGGATCTTGAAATCTATGCCGATGGCCGTCGCTGGACACCCAAAGAGGTGCTGCAGTACTACCATGCCGATAAACCCCTGCACATCTGGTTCTGTGGACCGGCGGCAATGGGCAGACAACTGCGGCGCGAACTCAAGCAGACCTTGCCTGCGAAATCCTGGACCTTGCACAAGGAGCACTTCCAGTTCCGCTAA
- a CDS encoding Bug family tripartite tricarboxylate transporter substrate binding protein, with translation MTVFKHRAPLLSGLLTLTLLGSGSAMAEPAYPSQPITFVVPYAAGGSSDTRSRMLAQKMSDSLGVTIVVENKPGASGNIGTSMIARAKPNGYTIGLGNFGPMSVNKALYGSNLPFDPEQDLQPIALIERGAMALGVNSNSPYQSLADLITDGQKNPEKLDYASTGAGGASHLLTEQFKATSGFDAVHVPYRGGAPASNDLLAGNISFYLELASLFLPHMQIDNPRLRVLGVTSEERLKAMPDTPTFKEQGVDLVASNWFGVIAPAGLPADVLEKLNTAVNDALKDPDYRQIVESQGAEVVGGTPEEFTAFVKEETKRWTALIKAQNISIQ, from the coding sequence ATGACGGTATTCAAGCATCGCGCCCCTTTACTGAGTGGCCTGCTCACACTGACTTTGTTGGGTTCCGGTTCGGCCATGGCCGAACCGGCTTACCCTTCGCAGCCCATTACGTTTGTGGTGCCTTACGCTGCGGGTGGCAGCTCGGATACCCGCTCGCGCATGCTGGCTCAAAAAATGAGCGACAGCCTGGGCGTGACCATTGTGGTGGAAAACAAGCCCGGTGCCAGCGGCAATATCGGTACCAGCATGATTGCGCGCGCCAAGCCCAACGGCTACACCATCGGCCTGGGCAACTTTGGCCCCATGTCGGTGAACAAGGCGCTGTACGGCAGCAACCTGCCCTTCGATCCTGAACAGGATTTACAGCCCATCGCCCTGATCGAACGCGGTGCCATGGCATTGGGTGTCAACAGCAACTCGCCCTACCAGTCCTTGGCTGACCTGATCACAGACGGCCAGAAGAACCCCGAAAAACTGGACTACGCCTCCACCGGCGCAGGCGGCGCGTCGCACTTGCTGACGGAACAGTTCAAGGCCACCTCCGGCTTTGACGCCGTACACGTGCCCTACCGTGGTGGCGCACCAGCATCAAACGATCTGCTGGCCGGCAATATCTCCTTCTATCTGGAACTGGCCAGCCTGTTCCTGCCGCACATGCAAATCGACAATCCACGCCTGCGCGTGCTGGGGGTGACCTCGGAAGAACGTCTGAAAGCCATGCCTGACACCCCCACCTTCAAGGAACAAGGGGTGGATCTGGTGGCCTCGAACTGGTTTGGCGTCATTGCTCCGGCCGGCCTGCCTGCTGATGTGCTGGAAAAACTGAATACGGCCGTCAACGATGCCCTGAAAGATCCGGACTATCGTCAGATCGTGGAGTCCCAAGGTGCAGAAGTCGTTGGTGGCACACCTGAAGAATTCACCGCTTTTGTGAAAGAAGAAACCAAACGCTGGACTGCGCTGATCAAGGCTCAAAACATCTCGATTCAGTAA
- a CDS encoding RNA-binding S4 domain-containing protein: MDKLRLDKWLWAARFYKTRSLASEEITKGRVLLNQQNTKPAREVSIGDVITLRKETPAMEVHVTALSGVRGPAPVARQLYQETEESSTRRAQAAEQRRLAPEPALDFDAGRPTKKDRRQMQLLRGK; encoded by the coding sequence ATGGACAAATTACGACTGGATAAATGGCTCTGGGCAGCGCGCTTTTACAAGACGCGCAGCTTGGCTTCTGAAGAGATCACCAAAGGGCGGGTTTTGCTGAATCAGCAAAACACCAAGCCTGCCCGTGAAGTCTCCATTGGTGATGTGATTACCCTGCGCAAAGAAACTCCGGCCATGGAGGTTCATGTCACCGCATTAAGCGGCGTGCGTGGCCCTGCCCCGGTTGCCCGCCAGCTGTATCAGGAAACGGAAGAAAGCAGCACACGGCGCGCCCAGGCCGCCGAACAACGTCGTCTGGCTCCCGAGCCTGCACTGGATTTTGATGCTGGCCGCCCAACGAAAAAGGATCGCCGTCAGATGCAGTTGCTGCGAGGTAAATAG
- a CDS encoding AraC family transcriptional regulator: MNLDRLSLLLEQFRVRAHLFYNGSLCGVTRFSAQPGRAFLHILRRGQLSVRHDPRDPVPEVLTIDRPSLLFYPRPLEHAFYDMPNEGSDFTCATLDFDGGEHHPLARSLPDLIIVPLEEAAGLEQALGLLFAETESVRCGHRLLADRLFEIVLLQLLRWLFDHPDRCEIPVGLFRGLSHPPVARALLAIQSDPGRDWTVQSLAQEAKMSRSAFAVQFKHWVGDTPADYLAQWRLSLACQRLAQGQSAKRIALDLGYANPSALSRLFRQRTGQSMREWLAARQST; encoded by the coding sequence ATGAACCTGGATCGCCTCTCCCTTCTGCTGGAACAGTTCCGTGTTCGGGCGCATTTGTTCTACAACGGCTCTTTGTGTGGTGTGACCCGCTTCTCGGCCCAACCTGGGCGTGCTTTTTTGCACATCCTGCGGCGCGGCCAGCTCAGCGTGCGCCATGACCCACGCGACCCGGTGCCGGAAGTCCTGACCATTGACCGACCCAGCCTGCTGTTCTATCCCCGCCCGCTGGAACACGCCTTCTACGACATGCCCAATGAAGGCTCGGACTTCACCTGTGCCACCCTGGATTTTGACGGGGGTGAGCATCACCCCTTGGCCCGGTCCCTGCCCGATCTGATCATCGTGCCGCTGGAAGAAGCGGCTGGTCTGGAACAGGCGCTGGGCCTGCTCTTTGCAGAAACGGAGTCCGTGCGCTGTGGCCATCGTCTGCTGGCAGACCGTCTGTTCGAAATCGTGTTGCTGCAATTGCTGCGCTGGCTGTTTGACCACCCCGATCGGTGCGAGATTCCGGTGGGCCTGTTCCGGGGCTTGTCACACCCACCCGTGGCGCGCGCCTTGCTGGCGATTCAGTCCGATCCGGGTCGGGACTGGACGGTGCAATCGCTGGCTCAGGAAGCCAAGATGTCGCGCAGCGCTTTTGCCGTGCAGTTCAAGCACTGGGTAGGAGACACACCGGCAGACTATCTGGCCCAATGGCGCTTGTCGCTGGCCTGCCAGCGACTGGCCCAAGGCCAGTCTGCCAAGCGCATTGCCCTGGATCTGGGCTATGCCAACCCTTCCGCCCTGTCCCGTCTGTTTCGCCAGCGTACGGGCCAATCCATGCGGGAATGGCTGGCCGCTCGTCAATCAACTTGA
- a CDS encoding TetR/AcrR family transcriptional regulator: protein MTAAKTPRTQPSEVRRRDLLEAAATLFLQQGFDATPVDEIVLRAGMSKGLFYHYFSSKQEILAALREQFIQQFHDRVQGALEQAPEDDWVQRLACWIRASVQAYRDTLDMHDLVFSDHMRSNYQGERNTVTEPLHSILSEGQKAGAWSVADVDLTAWVIYQGMHGAVDNMGLETAEQWAAMEDNLVTLFVSMLGATPPCRKK from the coding sequence ATGACCGCTGCCAAAACACCCCGCACTCAACCCTCTGAAGTTCGTCGCCGAGATTTATTGGAGGCGGCTGCCACCTTGTTTCTACAACAGGGGTTTGACGCCACACCGGTCGATGAAATTGTGTTGCGGGCAGGGATGTCCAAAGGCTTGTTCTATCACTACTTCAGCTCCAAGCAGGAGATCCTGGCCGCCCTGCGCGAGCAGTTCATCCAGCAATTTCATGACCGCGTGCAAGGGGCGCTGGAGCAGGCGCCGGAGGACGACTGGGTTCAGCGTCTGGCCTGTTGGATCCGGGCATCGGTACAGGCGTATAGAGACACGCTGGACATGCACGATCTGGTGTTTTCAGACCATATGCGCAGCAATTACCAGGGCGAGCGCAACACGGTGACTGAGCCTTTGCACTCGATCTTGAGCGAAGGACAGAAAGCCGGTGCCTGGTCTGTGGCCGATGTGGATTTGACCGCCTGGGTGATCTACCAGGGCATGCATGGTGCGGTCGACAATATGGGCCTGGAAACTGCGGAGCAGTGGGCCGCTATGGAAGACAATCTGGTGACTCTTTTTGTGTCCATGCTTGGGGCGACGCCACCTTGCCGGAAAAAATAA
- a CDS encoding LysR substrate-binding domain-containing protein, with the protein MLDSKLSEMFLVVAEELHFGRAAQRLFMTQPPLSQAIRRLEEQIGATLFIRTTRTVQLTAAGAELQRRLRLIGNELEQTLQAVQQVHRGETGMLRIALTPSSAYAGVSRHVYRFRQDFPQVDIQIYEMNSSDMPAALYERRVDVALIRPSFAVPDLNPQLVESEPMMFVVRRDDPRAQEHSQGLTLHQAFSYEMVAYSRQQSRYFHLLQQRMLQRSGCLPRFAQESMVPTVLVMVEAGIAPAIVPASLARLRTDTLEYLPLLDADDIAAELMSAYVSDNTNPALVNFLTVLEQHRSS; encoded by the coding sequence ATGCTGGACTCCAAATTAAGCGAGATGTTCTTGGTGGTGGCCGAAGAGCTGCACTTTGGCCGGGCAGCCCAGCGTTTGTTCATGACCCAGCCGCCCTTGAGTCAGGCCATACGCAGGCTGGAAGAGCAGATAGGGGCGACCTTGTTTATCCGCACCACACGCACGGTGCAATTGACGGCGGCGGGAGCGGAATTGCAGCGCCGCTTGCGCTTGATCGGCAACGAACTGGAGCAGACCTTGCAAGCGGTACAGCAAGTGCATAGGGGCGAGACCGGCATGTTGCGCATAGCTCTGACGCCCAGCAGTGCCTATGCCGGTGTGTCCAGGCATGTGTATCGCTTTCGCCAGGACTTCCCGCAAGTGGACATACAGATCTACGAGATGAACTCCAGCGATATGCCCGCGGCTCTTTATGAGCGCCGGGTAGATGTGGCCTTGATTCGGCCTTCCTTTGCCGTGCCGGATCTGAACCCGCAACTGGTGGAGTCCGAGCCGATGATGTTTGTGGTGAGGCGTGATGATCCGCGTGCCCAGGAACATAGCCAGGGGCTGACTCTGCACCAGGCTTTTTCCTATGAGATGGTGGCCTACTCGCGTCAGCAGTCACGTTATTTCCATCTGCTGCAGCAGCGCATGTTGCAGCGCTCGGGCTGCTTGCCGCGCTTTGCGCAGGAGAGCATGGTGCCTACGGTGCTGGTGATGGTTGAGGCGGGTATTGCTCCGGCCATTGTGCCCGCTTCCCTGGCACGCTTGCGCACCGATACCTTGGAGTATCTGCCCCTGCTGGATGCAGACGATATTGCGGCCGAGTTGATGAGTGCGTATGTGTCGGACAATACCAATCCGGCCCTGGTGAATTTTCTGACGGTACTGGAGCAGCATCGCTCAAGTTGA
- a CDS encoding DHA2 family efflux MFS transporter permease subunit produces MTRRLALTIAIYLGTFMVTLDISIVNLALPRMQQSLQTDMAGLQWIVDSYALCLSAFMLSAGLLGDRYGRKKSWLLGVLAFTVGSMMCALAGSLSALLWGRVVQGMAGALLIPGALSILTHAFPDPAQRARVIGGWSSFSALALVLGPILGGVLVDVADWPSIFSLNLPLGLLTLGLGMWGIQESANPEHAAFDPIGQLLSVIWLGSLTYGLICAGEQGWHATETVRSLGVATVTFVAFIYAQSRVARPLLPLSLFRDYRFSTANIASFVLGFAAYSNVFFLSLFFQNALGWSATQTGWGLAPQFIGMAVLASRFGALSQRFGLKMILTVGFGLMATGSWLMMLLQPGASYWMAGFALAVLGIGMGLSVPACSTLVMNLVPRERSGMASATTNAIRQTGMTLGVALLASLMSQGAVSSLSGRLDPVNPMREQAQQIISSGQVNLPASADSLFWMQAIQHAWADGFHRVMFWAGLLAVFSLVLLLRLRLPRVQAAPAAAVELH; encoded by the coding sequence ATGACACGCCGACTTGCTCTAACCATCGCTATTTACCTGGGGACTTTCATGGTCACCCTGGACATCAGCATCGTGAATCTTGCCTTGCCACGCATGCAGCAATCCCTGCAGACCGATATGGCCGGACTGCAATGGATTGTGGATTCCTATGCGCTTTGCCTGTCCGCCTTCATGTTGTCCGCCGGGCTGCTGGGGGATCGCTACGGACGCAAGAAAAGCTGGCTGCTGGGCGTGCTGGCCTTTACCGTCGGTTCCATGATGTGCGCCCTGGCCGGTTCACTGAGCGCCCTGCTCTGGGGCCGCGTCGTGCAAGGCATGGCGGGGGCTTTGCTTATTCCCGGCGCCTTGTCCATCCTGACCCATGCCTTCCCCGATCCCGCTCAGCGTGCTCGCGTCATTGGCGGCTGGTCTTCCTTCAGCGCTCTGGCCTTGGTACTGGGCCCGATTCTGGGCGGTGTGCTGGTCGATGTGGCCGACTGGCCTTCGATCTTCAGTCTGAACCTGCCATTGGGTTTGCTGACCCTGGGCTTGGGCATGTGGGGCATTCAGGAATCGGCCAACCCGGAACACGCGGCCTTCGACCCGATCGGCCAGTTGCTTAGCGTTATCTGGCTCGGCTCCCTGACCTATGGCCTGATCTGCGCGGGTGAACAAGGCTGGCACGCGACCGAAACGGTTCGCTCCCTGGGCGTGGCCACAGTCACCTTCGTCGCGTTTATCTATGCCCAAAGCCGCGTCGCCCGCCCCTTGCTGCCTTTGAGCCTGTTTCGGGACTACCGCTTCAGCACCGCCAATATCGCCTCCTTTGTGCTGGGCTTTGCTGCCTATAGCAATGTGTTTTTCCTGTCCCTGTTCTTTCAGAATGCCCTGGGCTGGAGTGCCACCCAAACCGGCTGGGGGCTGGCTCCTCAGTTCATCGGCATGGCCGTGCTGGCCTCCCGCTTCGGTGCCTTGAGCCAACGCTTTGGACTGAAAATGATCCTGACCGTGGGCTTTGGCCTGATGGCAACCGGTTCCTGGCTAATGATGTTGCTGCAACCCGGCGCGTCCTACTGGATGGCGGGTTTCGCCTTGGCCGTACTGGGCATAGGCATGGGCTTGTCTGTCCCGGCGTGCAGCACCTTGGTCATGAACCTGGTACCACGTGAGCGTTCCGGTATGGCATCAGCCACCACCAACGCCATCCGCCAAACCGGCATGACCTTGGGCGTTGCCCTGCTGGCTTCCTTGATGAGCCAGGGCGCCGTCAGCTCCTTGTCCGGCCGCCTTGATCCGGTCAATCCCATGCGGGAACAGGCTCAGCAAATCATTAGCTCCGGTCAGGTGAATCTGCCTGCCTCGGCCGATTCCTTGTTCTGGATGCAAGCCATCCAGCACGCCTGGGCGGACGGCTTTCACCGCGTCATGTTCTGGGCCGGATTGCTGGCCGTCTTCAGTCTGGTTCTGCTGCTGCGTCTGCGTTTGCCTCGTGTGCAGGCGGCTCCTGCCGCTGCGGTGGAACTGCATTAA
- a CDS encoding monooxygenase — MSTLLYVDFPYPGPWGSEMSEAMQELAQSISKEPGLIWKIWTENKDQSKAGGVYLFKDKASAQAYLDMHSKRLNSFGISGIDARFFEVNQPLTAINSGPLSAK; from the coding sequence ATGAGCACCTTGCTGTATGTTGATTTTCCCTACCCCGGCCCTTGGGGTTCAGAGATGAGTGAAGCCATGCAAGAACTGGCGCAATCCATTTCCAAGGAGCCCGGCCTGATCTGGAAAATCTGGACAGAAAACAAGGATCAGTCCAAAGCCGGTGGTGTGTATCTGTTCAAGGATAAAGCCAGCGCACAAGCTTATCTGGACATGCACAGCAAGCGGCTCAACAGCTTTGGCATCAGCGGCATTGATGCTCGCTTTTTTGAGGTGAACCAGCCGCTGACAGCCATTAACTCCGGTCCCTTGTCGGCCAAGTAA